The Solanum pennellii chromosome 11, SPENNV200 genome contains a region encoding:
- the LOC107004551 gene encoding F-box/FBD/LRR-repeat protein At1g13570-like isoform X1: protein MMPPKARKFGRSVLPDALSYLPDNIIDVILMCLPSKDAVRTSILSKKWRYHWCRLTKLEIDDSLWITKKDLLNPTIKFRKMMYQFLSLHEGPITKVTLAIVLLASCPEIDNFIYFLSRNNIQHLALHLPLRKEYKLPSSLFTCSQLRHLSLAYCSIQHPSASQGFDKLISLNLCEVDISSELLESLISHCPLLEELELDIGDRLDAIEINAPMLRSFDLTGNISCVCLKNVPRLVKLLLYGDYIQAEELDFAKLFECCPALEHLRFFLLDSGFFAEEGYEAPLRLPFNLNSVKRFYLPDIKLVESHKLSYALCLIRSSPYLEYLEIQVHDYRYDEEDEDDEDEPIPEPLELKHLSDVTFNHLKEVKLRCLTGTTSELLLIKFLLAESPVLERMLIDRQFLDQEQLDRRLQIFAEISNFSRASPKAEVVYIDLGGSLA, encoded by the exons ATGATGCCTCCTAAGGCAAGAAAGTTTGGTCGAAGTGTACTTCCCGATGCCCTTAGCTACCTTCCAGATAATATAATTGATGTCATATTGATGTGTTTGCCTTCTAAAGATGCTGTGAGAACAAGCATCTTATCAAAGAAATGGAGGTATCACTGGTGTCGTCTTACAAAGTTGGAGATTGATGATTCTCTTTGGATAACAAAGAAGGATTTACTGAACCCTACCATAAAATTTAGGAAGATGATGTACCAGTTTTTGAGCCTTCATGAAGGGCCAATTACTAAGGTTACCCTTGCTATTGTTCTTCTAGCAAGCTGTCCTGAGATTGACAACTTCATATATTTCCTCTCGAGGAATAACATTCAACATCTTGCACTTCACCTTCCACTTAGAAAGGAATACAAATTGCCTTCTTCACTTTTCACATGTTCGCAGCTGAGGCATCTAAGTCTTGCTTATTGCTCAATACAACATCCATCAGCCTCTCAAggatttgataaattaataagcCTGAATTTATGTGAAGTCGATATTTCTTCTGAGTTGCTGGAAAGTTTAATATCTCATTGCCCGTTGCTTGAGGAGTTGGAGCTGGATATTGGAGACAGGTTAGACGCTATTGAAATTAATGCCCCCATGTTGAGATCGTTTGATCTCACAGGCAATATAAGTTGTGTCTGCCTTAAGAATGTCCCTCGTCTGGTAAAATTATTGCTGTATGGTGACTATATTCAAGCAGAGGAACTTGATTTTGCAAAGCTTTTCGAGTGTTGTCCTGCTCTCGAGCACCTCCGCTTTTTCTTGCTTGATTCCGGG TTCTTTGCTGAAGAAGGATATGAAGCACCATTAAGACTTCCGTTTAATCTTAACAGCGTCAAACGCTTTTACCTGCCTGACATTAAGCTGGTCGAATCACACAAGCTTTCGTATGCTCTATGCTTAATAAGAAGTTCCCCGTATCTAGAATATCTCGAAATACAG GTTCATGACTATAGATATGacgaagaagatgaagatgacgAGGATGAACCTATTCCAGAACCCCTTGAGCTCAAACATTTATCGGATGTGACATTTAATCACCTCAAGGAAGTTAAGCTACGCTGCTTAACAGGAACAACTTCTGAGTTGCTGCTTATCAAGTTTTTGTTAGCCGAGTCCCCTGTGTTGGAGAGAATGCTAATCGATCGACAGTTTCTTGATCAAGAACAGCTCGATAGAAGATTACAGATATTCGCAGAGATATCAAATTTTTCGCGGGCATCGCCTAAAGCAGAAGTTGTCTACATAGATTTAGGCGGATCTTTGGCTTAG
- the LOC107004551 gene encoding F-box/FBD/LRR-repeat protein At1g13570-like isoform X2, with the protein MMPPKARKFGRSVLPDALSYLPDNIIDVILMCLPSKDAVRTSILSKKWRYHWCRLTKLEIDDSLWITKKDLLNPTIKFRKMMYQFLSLHEGPITKLRHLSLAYCSIQHPSASQGFDKLISLNLCEVDISSELLESLISHCPLLEELELDIGDRLDAIEINAPMLRSFDLTGNISCVCLKNVPRLVKLLLYGDYIQAEELDFAKLFECCPALEHLRFFLLDSGFFAEEGYEAPLRLPFNLNSVKRFYLPDIKLVESHKLSYALCLIRSSPYLEYLEIQVHDYRYDEEDEDDEDEPIPEPLELKHLSDVTFNHLKEVKLRCLTGTTSELLLIKFLLAESPVLERMLIDRQFLDQEQLDRRLQIFAEISNFSRASPKAEVVYIDLGGSLA; encoded by the exons ATGATGCCTCCTAAGGCAAGAAAGTTTGGTCGAAGTGTACTTCCCGATGCCCTTAGCTACCTTCCAGATAATATAATTGATGTCATATTGATGTGTTTGCCTTCTAAAGATGCTGTGAGAACAAGCATCTTATCAAAGAAATGGAGGTATCACTGGTGTCGTCTTACAAAGTTGGAGATTGATGATTCTCTTTGGATAACAAAGAAGGATTTACTGAACCCTACCATAAAATTTAGGAAGATGATGTACCAGTTTTTGAGCCTTCATGAAGGGCCAATTACTAAG CTGAGGCATCTAAGTCTTGCTTATTGCTCAATACAACATCCATCAGCCTCTCAAggatttgataaattaataagcCTGAATTTATGTGAAGTCGATATTTCTTCTGAGTTGCTGGAAAGTTTAATATCTCATTGCCCGTTGCTTGAGGAGTTGGAGCTGGATATTGGAGACAGGTTAGACGCTATTGAAATTAATGCCCCCATGTTGAGATCGTTTGATCTCACAGGCAATATAAGTTGTGTCTGCCTTAAGAATGTCCCTCGTCTGGTAAAATTATTGCTGTATGGTGACTATATTCAAGCAGAGGAACTTGATTTTGCAAAGCTTTTCGAGTGTTGTCCTGCTCTCGAGCACCTCCGCTTTTTCTTGCTTGATTCCGGG TTCTTTGCTGAAGAAGGATATGAAGCACCATTAAGACTTCCGTTTAATCTTAACAGCGTCAAACGCTTTTACCTGCCTGACATTAAGCTGGTCGAATCACACAAGCTTTCGTATGCTCTATGCTTAATAAGAAGTTCCCCGTATCTAGAATATCTCGAAATACAG GTTCATGACTATAGATATGacgaagaagatgaagatgacgAGGATGAACCTATTCCAGAACCCCTTGAGCTCAAACATTTATCGGATGTGACATTTAATCACCTCAAGGAAGTTAAGCTACGCTGCTTAACAGGAACAACTTCTGAGTTGCTGCTTATCAAGTTTTTGTTAGCCGAGTCCCCTGTGTTGGAGAGAATGCTAATCGATCGACAGTTTCTTGATCAAGAACAGCTCGATAGAAGATTACAGATATTCGCAGAGATATCAAATTTTTCGCGGGCATCGCCTAAAGCAGAAGTTGTCTACATAGATTTAGGCGGATCTTTGGCTTAG
- the LOC107004553 gene encoding F-box/FBD/LRR-repeat protein At1g13570-like: protein MMPPNERNPCQSLTPDILTDLPNDVIDIILMGLPSKEAVRTSILSKRWRYHWCRLTKLTLDRSLWRTENDLLNPTDKFTEITSQISTLLEGPLIDFTLDVADLESCPDIGSFIYFVLRNNIERLVLYLPEDSKLPMSVFTCSQLRHLSLDNCSIHHPGAFEGFDKLISLQLCEVTISSELLESIISHCPLLELLVLHIPKLLDTIEIDAPMLSWFYFTGNISSVCLKNVPLLVEVSLTGEQIMKKDLDFAKVFNSCSAIKYLSLNISCYWGSAQKGYEAPRLPFDLNSVKRFDLLELELVDAYELSLSINLLRSFPYLEHLEIDVFHEDEDSGTEESDELKGLSDVTFSHLREIRVYAIDGRTSEMQLIKLLLANSPVLEKMLIDQRLLDLDTRLKVFAEVSNYSRASPEAEVLYVDWMRYRFF from the exons ATGATGCCTCCTAATGAAAGAAACCCTTGTCAAAGTTTAACTCCTGACATCCTCACTGACCTTCCTAATGATGTAATCGATATCATTCTGATGGGGTTGCCTTCTAAAGAAGCTGTGAGGACAAGCATCTTATCTAAAAGGTGGAGGTATCACTGGTGTCGACTTACAAAGTTGACACTAGATAGGTCTCTTTGGAGAACGGAAAACGATTTACTGAACCCTACAGATAAGTTTACAGAGATTACCTCCCAGATTTCAACCCTTCTTGAAGGACCCCTGATTGACTTTACCCTCGATGTTGCTGATCTAGAAAGCTGCCCTGACATTGGCAGCTTCATATATTTCGTCTTGAGGAATAATATTGAACGTCTTGTTCTTTACCTTCCCGAGGATAGCAAATTGCCTATGTCAGTTTTCACATGTTCACAACTGAGGCATCTAAGTCTTGATAATTGCTCAATACATCATCCAGGGGCCTTTGAAGGATTTGATAAGTTAATTAGCCTCCAACTGTGTGAAGTAACAATTTCTTCTGAATTGCTGGAGAGTATTATATCTCATTGCCCGTTGCTTGAGCTGTTGGTGCTGCATATCCCAAAACTTTTAGACACAATTGAAATTGATGCCCCCATGCTGAGTTGGTTTTATTTCACAGGCAATATTAGTTCTGTCTGCCTAAAGAATGTCCCTCTCCTGGTAGAAGTATCTCTGACTGGTGAGCAGATAATGAAAAAGGATCTTGATTTTGCAAAGGTTTTCAATTCTTGTTCTGCTATCAAGTACCTCAGCTTGAATATCTCTTGTTACTGG GGATCTGCTCAAAAGGGATATGAAGCACCAAGGCTTCCCTTTGATCTGAACAGTGTCAAACGGTTTGACCTGCTTGAACTTGAGCTGGTGGATGCATATGAGCTCTCATTGTCTATTAACTTGCTTAGAAGTTTCCCGTACTTGGAACatcttgaaattgat GTTTTCCATGAAGATGAAGATAGTGGTACTGAAGAATCCGATGAACTTAAAGGTCTGTCAGACGTGACATTTAGTCACCTCAGGGAAATTAGGGTATACGCCATTGATGGAAGAACATCTGAGATGCAGCTTATCAAGCTTTTGTTAGCCAATTCCCCGGTGTTGGAGAAAATGCTAATTGATCAACGTCTTCTAGATCTTGACACAAGACTAAAAGTATTCGCTGAGGTATCAAATTATTCGCGTGCATCACCTGAAGCAGAAGTTCTCTACGTGGATTGGATGAGATATCGATTTTTTTAA
- the LOC107003243 gene encoding F-box/FBD/LRR-repeat protein At1g13570-like isoform X1, protein MMPPTGREHCQGLPPDILSDLHDNVIDVILMFLPCKDAVRTSVLSRKWKYHWCRLAKWKFDESLWSTQKDKLYPTVKFRKIVYQLLTHHEGPITKFKLDITYLQECPRIDNFIFFLSRKDIQHLVLHLPPGKDELYRLPSSIFICSQLRHLNIHNCSMHHHPSACEGFDRLISLELCRVTISSELLGHLISHCPLLEKLVLKIAKTLNITEINAPMLRSFDFIGSISSICLKNVPLLAKVSLICENSSMEAEKFDYAKFFQSRSALEHLILNFRYSQFFADEAPTRLPYYLNRVKHLNLSHVELKESYTRSCAHCLIRSFPHLEYLKIEVLSRRLVYDEADSGIQESLELEHFSDVTFNHLREVEIISFSGTTPEMQLIKILLAKSPVLVKMYIDPGILIDTGSEILTELVNFHRASPEAEIDLEYYGKLELNRLETNVDGVV, encoded by the exons ATGATGCCTCCTACGGGAAGAGAACATTGTCAAGGTTTACCTCCTGACATCCTTAGCGACCTTCATGATAATGTTATTGATGTCATTCTGATGTTTTTGCCTTGTAAAGATGCTGTGAGGACAAGTGTCTTATCAAGGAAATGGAAATATCACTGGTGTAGACTTGCAAAATGGAAGTTTGATGAATCTCTTTGGAGCACACAAAAGGATAAGCTTTACCCTACAGTTAAATTTAGAAAGATAGTCTACCAGCTTTTGACCCATCATGAAGGTCCCATTACTAAGTTTAAGCTCGACATTACTTACCTGCAAGAATGTCCTAGAATTGAcaacttcatatttttcctGTCTAGGAAAGACATTCAACATCTTGTTCTTCACCTTCCACCGGGAAAAGATGAACTATACAGATTgccttcttcaattttcatatgTTCGCAGCTGAGGCATCTAAATATTCATAATTGCTCAATGCATCATCATCCATCGGCCTGTGAAGGATTTGATCGTTTAATCAGCCTGGAACTATGTAGAGTCACTATTTCTTCTGAATTGCTTGGACATTTAATATCTCATTGTCCGTTGCTTGAGAAGTTGGTGCTGAAAATTGCAAAAACATTAAACATCACTGAAATCAATGCCCCAATGTTGAGATCCTTTGATTTCATAGGCAGCATAAGTTCTATCTGTTTAAAGAATGTCCCTCTTCTGGCAAAAGTATCTCTGATATGTGAAAATTCTTCTATGGAGGCTGAGAAGTTTGATTATGCAAAGTTTTTCCAGTCTCGTTCTGCTCTTGAGCACCTCATCTTGAACTTCCGGTATAGCCAG TTCTTTGCAGATGAAGCACCAACAAGGCTTCCCTATTATCTGAACCGTGTCAAACATCTTAACCTGTCTCATGTTGAGCTGAAGGAATCATATACTCGCTCATGTGCTCACTGCTTGATACGAAGCTTCCCACATTTAGAATATCTCAAAATTGAGGTTCTTAGCAGGCGGCTG GTTTACGATGAAGCTGATAGTGGTATTCAAGAATCCCTTGAACTCGAACATTTCTCAGATGTCACTTTTAATCACCTCAGGGAAGTTGAGATAATAAGCTTTAGCGGAACAACGCCTGAGATGCAGCTTATCAAGATTTTGTTAGCCAAGTCTCCAGTATTGGTGAAAATGTACATCGATCCTGGTATTCTTATTGACACAGGATCAGAAATTCTTACTGAGCTAGTAAATTTTCATCGTGCATCACCCGAAGCAGAAATAGACCTGGAATATTATGGAAAGTTAGAACTGAATAGGCTAGAAACAAATGTCGATGGAGTTGTTTAA
- the LOC107003243 gene encoding F-box/FBD/LRR-repeat protein At1g13570-like isoform X2, translated as MMPPTGREHCQDAVRTSVLSRKWKYHWCRLAKWKFDESLWSTQKDKLYPTVKFRKIVYQLLTHHEGPITKFKLDITYLQECPRIDNFIFFLSRKDIQHLVLHLPPGKDELYRLPSSIFICSQLRHLNIHNCSMHHHPSACEGFDRLISLELCRVTISSELLGHLISHCPLLEKLVLKIAKTLNITEINAPMLRSFDFIGSISSICLKNVPLLAKVSLICENSSMEAEKFDYAKFFQSRSALEHLILNFRYSQFFADEAPTRLPYYLNRVKHLNLSHVELKESYTRSCAHCLIRSFPHLEYLKIEVLSRRLVYDEADSGIQESLELEHFSDVTFNHLREVEIISFSGTTPEMQLIKILLAKSPVLVKMYIDPGILIDTGSEILTELVNFHRASPEAEIDLEYYGKLELNRLETNVDGVV; from the exons ATGATGCCTCCTACGGGAAGAGAACATTGTCAAG ATGCTGTGAGGACAAGTGTCTTATCAAGGAAATGGAAATATCACTGGTGTAGACTTGCAAAATGGAAGTTTGATGAATCTCTTTGGAGCACACAAAAGGATAAGCTTTACCCTACAGTTAAATTTAGAAAGATAGTCTACCAGCTTTTGACCCATCATGAAGGTCCCATTACTAAGTTTAAGCTCGACATTACTTACCTGCAAGAATGTCCTAGAATTGAcaacttcatatttttcctGTCTAGGAAAGACATTCAACATCTTGTTCTTCACCTTCCACCGGGAAAAGATGAACTATACAGATTgccttcttcaattttcatatgTTCGCAGCTGAGGCATCTAAATATTCATAATTGCTCAATGCATCATCATCCATCGGCCTGTGAAGGATTTGATCGTTTAATCAGCCTGGAACTATGTAGAGTCACTATTTCTTCTGAATTGCTTGGACATTTAATATCTCATTGTCCGTTGCTTGAGAAGTTGGTGCTGAAAATTGCAAAAACATTAAACATCACTGAAATCAATGCCCCAATGTTGAGATCCTTTGATTTCATAGGCAGCATAAGTTCTATCTGTTTAAAGAATGTCCCTCTTCTGGCAAAAGTATCTCTGATATGTGAAAATTCTTCTATGGAGGCTGAGAAGTTTGATTATGCAAAGTTTTTCCAGTCTCGTTCTGCTCTTGAGCACCTCATCTTGAACTTCCGGTATAGCCAG TTCTTTGCAGATGAAGCACCAACAAGGCTTCCCTATTATCTGAACCGTGTCAAACATCTTAACCTGTCTCATGTTGAGCTGAAGGAATCATATACTCGCTCATGTGCTCACTGCTTGATACGAAGCTTCCCACATTTAGAATATCTCAAAATTGAGGTTCTTAGCAGGCGGCTG GTTTACGATGAAGCTGATAGTGGTATTCAAGAATCCCTTGAACTCGAACATTTCTCAGATGTCACTTTTAATCACCTCAGGGAAGTTGAGATAATAAGCTTTAGCGGAACAACGCCTGAGATGCAGCTTATCAAGATTTTGTTAGCCAAGTCTCCAGTATTGGTGAAAATGTACATCGATCCTGGTATTCTTATTGACACAGGATCAGAAATTCTTACTGAGCTAGTAAATTTTCATCGTGCATCACCCGAAGCAGAAATAGACCTGGAATATTATGGAAAGTTAGAACTGAATAGGCTAGAAACAAATGTCGATGGAGTTGTTTAA